The region CGAGGCCAATAATCTCATGCTACGGTGGGATGATTACTTGCTTAGGTACCTCTTCGCAGTTCCTGGACGTGACAGAAAGGGACGTCGGGTGATCGTCGCCAGGCCAGGTGGGTTTGCATTATTTCTCTTGTTCCCATTCCTCTTCGGTAATTACTGTTCGCTATACTATATCAAAATGCATGCGCAGGTGTTTTCGATCCTTACAAGTACAACAACGCTGACATGTGCCGAATTCACGCTATCACTTACGAGGCTCTTATGGAAGACGAGGAGAGTCAAGTCCGGGGATTCGTCCATTTCGCTGACGGTGCCGGGGTCAGTTTCCCCCATTTGACACTTTTCACGCCCAAGGAGGCCGTCCGCATCGTGAAGAACGGCGAGGTAGGCTACCAACGATTTCGACTGCAACAATCCAATCGTCAtcgtcgaaatgaaaatttattcatttatcaattACCTCACTTTCAGCGCACGATCCCGATGCGTCACAAAGAGATAAACGCAATCAACGCGCATCCGTCGGTCAAATTTGCCCTCGACTTTGGCATGTCCTTGATAACGGAGAAAATAAGGAAGCGAACCAACATCTACACCAGCATAGAAGACGCCCTCAATAAAAAGATGGACGCCACGATGCTTCCGAAAGAATATGGCGGCACCATGCCGATGAAGGAGATGATCGGTTAGATAATTTATCAACTATTGCCATTATAACCTGCACCTTACGTCGATCTCTTCGATATTCTGTAGGGTTGACTAGTATTTTCCGATAACAGatgtttttctctcaatttcacTCACAGATCTTTGGCGTAAGGAGCTGATCGCGTTGCGACCGATTCTTCTGAGTCACGACAAGATGAGGGTGCGTTTGGAAATGTTCTCCGAAAAAGCGAGGGAGGGTGCTGTTTCCGCTCTGAAGCAGGGCTTCGGTTGTTCGGCCGTGGGGGCGACCGATTCGATACAGGGAATAACCGGGTCATTCCGTAAACTCGAAGTAGATTAGATGATATGTAGAGTTCAAATTACGTAGTTTTTACACCTCACTCAGATTACCCatttatacatacttatacatacatatattcatattacaTTTAAAACTtatagttttttcgtttctttctctcttagttgtttttttttctttttttctttttattcttccttctCTATTCATAAgtcataaaaatttatcatgtCGATAGTACGTACCTTATTTTAGCTCttaaaatcgaaacgaattgCCTTGCTTCGCCAGAACTTATATGAACTTACCCCACGCAaaagtctttttttcttcgtaaacGCAcattacacacacacgcatacCTCTGCACTTACAAAGGTAACCggatatgaatattatttagaCACAGATTACAAAAATGAACGGATAAACCGTGACAGGGGGTacatggattgaaaaaaacattgaaaaaaaaaaaataatacgaaaaaaagacaataatTAAAGTTACCTGTTGATGATTTACATAACTATAGGtgttgaatataaatatacttgaaagaattattattattaaaagatgttgtatttttttttcttctttttctaggATTAATTGTCGCGGTATCAGACGTGAGAAAAAACTAGAATCAAAATTGGTACAAATTgtttaacgagaaaaaaatgaaagaaaagacgaTGATCGGAAGGATCATCGTAGAGTTTGGAAATTAGTATCTTTAtaagtacataggtatatagcgagaatatatgtatagatatcgTTGGCGTGATACATAGCAGTAGATGTAGATAGAATATCGATGTACGATCGATGTAAATTTGTttgtcgaaaaactttttttttttttcccacgcaCCGGTGAGTTATTAggaatttttctaatcaaGCGAATCGACTGTTaattacgtatatgtatatgatacatTTATAGCGGACAATCTGCGATAATTAGAATCGCAGCGTTGCACCGCGATAAatgtttcagtttttcttcatcaattttttctccgtttgaaatttatcataCACCGCTAACACAAGACTTTTGTACGagtatacaaaatatatatatatataatgctCTTCACATCCCTGAATCGGTTACATAATAGTTATTTTTTGACCTGCCCCAAATTCAAACTCTACAGGTAAACAAGTTACTCACGACTGCCGTTTGTTTACGCCGAGCGGTTGAGAAATCGGAAGGCGTAGAGCGTGGCAAAAACATTGTTCAGGAAGCGATCCATTCTCCAACGATTTTTCGGATCCTGGCCTTGGCCGCGGTCATTTTCGCCGAGTCAGTGGCCGCGTCGCCGTAGAGATCTTGGCAGTGAGAGGAATCTGTTCGATTGAATAAGAGTAAAAacgatgagtaaaaaaaaaaaaattaggtaacTAGACCACGCGACGTGTAGCTGCAACGTGCGCTCGTGAATCTAtccgcggtatacgtataacgagaTAAACCGTTCCGCCGACTGGTTCGGCAACCCGATActcgaaaaaacaacaaactaGAAATAAAAGAGCCGAAACGGGCGCAACGATCGTTACGACACCTCGATCTATAAAAAATCCCCTCACGATTCGCGCGCGGGTCGTCGCATTTTCGCTAGAGAAATTTTCACACGATCATTACCGGGCACGACAATGGCGGGGGCCGAGTGGCCGACGTCCTCGAGAACGGACAGGACGTGCCAGGGGTCGAGATCTCCGTTGGCGAAGATGATGTTCCTCACATCGGGATTGTTACCGCCGTAAACTATGTTGGTTCTCTTCACCGCGGACTCCAGGAGGGCCGGGGTGTAGCTGCAACGATAATTTGGAGATAGAGAGCGATCGGGGAGGGAAACGAGtggagaggaataaaaaacatCCCACGAATACGCACTAGTCCCCGTAGAGGTCCTTGCACAGTTCGTGGTACGTCTCGATGGTGAATAGGCTCCCGAAAACCGATTTGTTCGAATTGGCCGTCTGGTAGTAACCGTATTCCGCGCAGGTTTGGTAGAGCCAGGAACGCACTgcggaaaaattttgcaaattttccaaaaaatcgtccgattttttcgaatctcgtCCGAAGATGTTCACTCACTGGAGCCCGAGACGGCGGGCGATTCCCATTCGGTGGCCGAGTAGAATTCGACCGTGGAGCGATATTTCACGTCCCGACAGTCCGAGGTCAACCGGGTCAGGTAAGCCAGGCGTTGAAGGGGCGACCCGAGGGCGGACGACGTCATCACGTCGCATATCCTGTCAGCGCCCGTCTTCCCCGTAGAATCGACCTCGTCGTATTGCACGACTCCCGCGAAACTCTGCGACAAGTTAATATCCACCTTTATTCGGCTCCTGCGGGATTCGCACCACCTCCCATTGTTTCAAATAACTGGACTGCACTCACCGAGGCCAGGGCTTCCGCGAAACTCGAGACGTCCAGAGAGTTCGTTGCGTCCAGAGGTTCGCACAGCCTGCAGAGAACGGGAATAACTGGGGTATAAACGAGGTCGCCCTCGAGGGATAAAAGGAGATAAGACTCACTGGAAAAATTTGGAGAGCCTCGAGGGGCCCTTCGGGGTCCGCAGTAGCTCCTCGATCGACTCGAACGCCTGGTTCACGGCTAGGGGACACCGGGAGTCGCTCCTCCGGAGGGCCTCCGTAACGACCTCGTAATACTCTGGAAGGTCAAATGAGTCTCAAGGACGAGGACGGCAAGCGTCTTTGTAGAACGGAGGGTAAGATTTATTACCGTAAAAATCGGCCTTCGCAAATACCGGAGCGCTGCTGGCCAGTGCACCCTGTAAAGGACGAAGGGATGTGGTAACTGCATTTTGcggtttattatttgttttggAGGGCGTTGAATAATCGGCGATCATTGACCTGAATGAGATGGGGGTACTTGAGCCTCGCCCAAGTTGCCATATTTCCGGCGTAGGAACCGCCGAAAACGACGACCTTGCTGCTCTCCAGTcccctctccttctttttggCTTCTATGAAGTACGCCACATCCGCAAGCGCCTGGTCCACGTTCAGGTATTGTAGATTTTCGGATCTCGTGTCCCTGGCGAACAGAATCGACATGGATATCTGTATTCGGTTAGGAAGAGGAggatttcttccttttttttttcgatattcacAACGATTCTGAGCGACATGAATCGTCCCCTAATTCATCATCGTCGCGATTTTACAACAGAGTTATCGTAATCTTGACGCGCGAACAGTTTCGGATCTGATTTCCCGTTCGCAGATAGAAGATCTGTCCAGCCTCAGATATGATATCTACGATCCGACAGAAATCAAATTCCAGCCACTAACTCCTAATTAATCGTTCGATCGCAACGGAGCAAAAGCGATGGAGGTTGATACCGGATCAGATAACGACGTTCTCTGCCCACTTTTtcttcccaaaaaaaaaaaaaaaaacaatatcagCAATTCGGCATTCGCAATACGCTTGAAATCAAGCCTCGTGGGGCGGCTGAATCGTTCGATTGGACGCTGTGAAGCAGACAggattgaattttcgacacGGGGAGCGTAGGGCTAAACATTTTCCTTACTCCGTGGGGCGGCTTCCTCCGTAGTATCTATGCTCCGTGTAATACATGATCGCACCGTGGGCGGAAGCTATGTTGAACATTTGACCGGATTGCAGCCATCCGGTGGTGATTTCCCACTCGCCACCCAGCATTATCAGAATCGGTGGGTTCGAACCGGATAGGAACTGGTCGTTTTCGTAGTACCTCTGGAAACACAGAGTTCCGTTCGTTCCTTCCGACTAAATTTCATCCCACAATCAGAGTAAAACCGTGGGCGTATACGTACCATGGACCAGGTGCGGTTGTCTCGGGTGTTGAAGTGGTCGACGGGTTGAGTTATCCATCGGAGAATCGGCGCCCTCGCCGATCTTGCGGCGACCGGTTCCCGAAGACCCCGCTGGACCCGGAGGCTGCGCATCCCGATGGCATCTCCGGACGGGATCGCGACGGCGATACAAATCGCAAGGAGTACACAAGACGTAGTCGAGCTCATATTCACTGTGTTTTTCGGGCTCTTGGGAACGATCGGACCTGTGAAATCGAAAGCGATTCatgaaaagggggaaaaatgggGGTTTCGATtagagttgagaaaaaattaggagcGACGGAGAGAGAGGTCTACTTACCCGAGAGTCACCTCAGTCAAGCGATTACTGAATGATAACTCTTCAGTAGCTGACTTTTAACGATAGAATATCTGCCATCTGAtaccattctttttttttttgtatttttttcgactcggCGGATACGGACTAAATTCACAATATTTATTACACCAACATTTAGATTTATCGCTATCTAGTCGGCTATCGCGATCTTAGTTCAAACTATGTCAGTAATACCTGCGCTTAATGTGGTTGGTCCTATTTGAATTGGTGGGAAATGAAGAATTGTTTGTTTGTGAAGTTGATGCGATTACATGATCTTGAGGATACCGTTattcgatgatattttttagcCCTGTATGAGAGAATCTGTTGTACAAATATTACATTAATGAACAACGGgtataattggaaaaaataaacgaatatacACAATGTGttgttgatgaataattaccaTCCTATTCCGGCCTTTCTGATGTTGATCTGGATCGTTTTTTCCCCGATATTTTcgacttcttcttccttcacTTTTCTTCGCATCTTCATGTTCGGATGCTGAAAGGAAAACCAAAAGCATTATTAAACAGATATTTCTCATAATAAAATGCTgttatcttcaatttttcaaacaacacCTCACATACCTCGCGCTTCATGTTGTGCTGCCTTCAAGTTCACTCGCCAAATTGTTCTTAAATACTGTTGTAGGTGATTCGAAAAACGCAGTTTCAGCTTTACTATCCGAGAAAATTTGCGCTCAATTATATTCAACTTAGTTTCCCTACAAACTTAACTTTTTCGAGCATTCGAGTACAAGCATTTTCGAATTCGGTGTGGGGTAGGTTCACTCGTTGCTTCTAAATTTTAGGGGAGTCTAGAATAGACTTGTGGCGCCCTCAATGGAAAATTGTCTCAACTATTTCACCACCCgcccgaaatatttttacattgTGAATGCAAATGGCTgcaagaaaaaatttaccctAAGTGAATATTTAATACGTTTTTAGTTGAACGTAACTTTTCCAAAAAGAATACAAAGATATTCGAAAAGTAAGGTAAAATGTCCCTTATTTTACGATAAGAAATATTCTTTTATACTTCCGTATAAATATTTCCTTGAAGCATGTTTTGCGCCTTATCCGATAGGTTATAATTCACATGCCATAAAGCTAACATTCGTACATTATGACTCTTAGGAACGATTTGGCATACTTTTTTACGTGTCGTATTTTATGCTGATTggtctttttcttttagtttgCTGTAATCATCTACCTAAATGCCCAGTGTCAAAGATGAGTCTGACGGTGATGGGGAAGAAATGTCACACGACAGTAACGACAGTAATCAAAGTTCTGCGTCCTGCGACAGCAGTGTCGAACACAGCGATAGCGATGATTCATCCGAAATGGATGAAGATGAATGCGAAAGACGAAGAACTGAGTGTATGGAGAACCTAGTTGATCTTGAACGACAGTTTACGCTGCTCAAAGAACAGTAAATATCATAAGTCTTTGCAATCACCAGCTTCTACTTAACACTACTATCCGATACCTTCGATTTCCTATTTAACGTAATTGATATGCCCATAGATTGTACCGCGAGCGGATTACCCAAGTTGACACAAAGCTTGGGGAGGTGAAGATCGGAAAGTCCGAGGAGTATCTTGTGCCGTTGGAACGGCTGAAGGAGAACATGAAGACAAAAACCGAGGTAGCCGGTATCTTGAAACAGTACAGATTGCAGAATATCCACAACAAATACCTCGCCGAAGAACAAGCAGctctacaaaattttcaaagtgaaaaGGAGCTTATATGGGACTATTTCCACAGCGAGTTGCAAGAGAAGATTCGTAGGTTAGAAGAGGATAGAAATAACGTGGACATCCATGCAGATTTGTGGCTAAATTCCAGCGGCAGAAGACGCAGGGGACACACGGAGCGAAGAAGAGCTGTGTCGGTAGCTGGGCCTTACATCGTGTACATGTTGAACGACGCAGACATTCTGGAGGATTGGgcagtaataaaaaaaagtttaggAAGTCGAAAGTCTGAAATACTCTAGTGCTCTACGTTATTTCATCTATCACTACCTGCTGAGTTATCGGTGATTAGAAATGGTGGCCTTAGAAATCAAAGAAGGGTTCGACTCTAGTGTGGCCACGTCAAGCCAGGTGATTACTACTGACTCAAAAACTCTGCCATATCCTGAGGGAACACCCCGACGCCTTTTGAGTAACCAGGTGAATGCAGCGCTTAAAGACAAAACAAAGGCTAGTTAACAAAAACTCACGTTGCTTCATGTGTGCCTCGTGAACAAGCTAATCGGTGCAATTCGTGTATTTTGTTAATTGTGTGAAAAATGTGCgataaaagttaaaaaaaaaataattaaaaataaaaaaagattgaaaaaaaaacgaagtagaaGGAGATCGAAAGTGAAATCCTCTTTGCATGGgacatttttcgataaaatgagGTGTTAAAATATGGCTTTTCTTTTGTAATGTATAACAGTGACGAATAAAAACAAGTCAACTGAATTCTCGTTCATTTGGAATTGATTGAGGATTAGAAATTTTAGGTAAGAGAATGTCTTCATCCATACCCTCGCAACACAACAACGTTCGTTAACAATTCATCGAGACATTTTATTACGATATTTCTTATTGCCACTAttaattacgattattatttccatcGTGAGTAGATTACTCGTAaacgtaataatattaattcgcGGTGAAACACCGCGAGAGATCGACTGACGTGCacagtatgtatgtatagccgACAAATTACTGGTatatcatacgtatgtacttacATAGGTGGGTACGTGGTGTAGTGTTAGGTACATATCGCCACGAAACGACAAGAGATATAACGGCAAGTGACAAGTGCTTGAGACAAAAGGCGTTTCCTTGTAATCCGACACACAAGTTTTCCTCCATAGCTTTTAActacgacaaaaaaaaccattcaTCTTTTGTTCAAACTTCCAACGACACCGATATGTTTTGCCATTTCCTAAGCGTATCACGATACGTAGCCACATTTCATTCTCCCTCGTATTATACCGTGTGGCCCACATTGTGCAcgtttactattttttttttttttttcttcttttatactTGAGAGATTTCCACACATAACGACGTACTTATACATATTACGGatatacatgaaaattttctatcgataaTATTTTGTATATCAACTAATGACtaacaattataaatatatagagtatattaaatttcttagtttttttttttatacggtttgtttttgttatatatatatatacttgaatTTGTTCACAAGCCTTAAAAATATTCAGTCTTTAAGAAAATTacctaataataattacagttATTTCggcaatagtttttttttttttatttttatgctttctattttgattttttgtgaaaaaaaaaaaaatcctcgttTCGTCATCattataaaatttgaacgCGTCTAAAGAGAATGTTACATATCTTAGAAAATCAGTGACTTGAGAatgacattaaaaaaaaaaaaaaaaaaaattgcaaataatAAGGAACTGACAAATCATTTGGAAATTTACATCCAAACACCACTGCAATAATTATCTAgggttatatattattttatataacatccaataggtgtatgtatatatatagcatTTTTCgttatgagtttttttttttcaaaattcattcataCTTACACGACTaatgtattgtttttttttctctctcgattcGTTGTCGGGTTATTGACGTTGTTATTAATTCTACCAGAATTCACGGAATCGCTACGACATAAAAGTACATTTTTGTAAGCACTCCTGTATTCGGAACTCATGACGACGTAAACAACCGGATTGATACAAGTGGTAAGATATATAAGAATGTAACCGGCTATGTTGAGTCCCCTCCAGTCCATGGTGTCCTTAAAAGTTTTAGTCAGAGTTATCGGTAAGTAACATATCAGAAACGAAGCCAATATGAccaaaatcattttcaacaattttttatctttcgccGTGAGTTTACCGGTTTCGAATTGCCTGGTTCTCACGCTTCTGAATCTCGACTCCCTCCTGAATATCTTGTTCTTCTTGCCGGACCTCTTGTCCGTAGGTGAGTCCGATCTGGAGCTGACGAAATCTTCGGATATTTCGTCGTAACGAGATATCTGCGAGGCTAGCAAACTCTCCGccgaattttcaaccccctcgaACCTCCTCGGTACCTGCAAACTGTTCTCCTCGAATCTGCCTCTCTGATCGCGTCTGGCGACGCCGCCTCGCAGTCCACCTCCTACGGTCTCGGTGTCGAATATTCTCCCATCCTCGTTCGTCCCCTCGACGTATACCTCCTCGAACCTTATCTGCGGCCTGGAGTTCATCTCCGCGAATTtaatcgccgaattatcgccggATTCCTCACCCCCCTCCTCATCCCGTTTGTCGTTGACG is a window of Athalia rosae chromosome 8, iyAthRosa1.1, whole genome shotgun sequence DNA encoding:
- the LOC105686734 gene encoding thymus-specific serine protease-like; the encoded protein is MSSTTSCVLLAICIAVAIPSGDAIGMRSLRVQRGLREPVAARSARAPILRWITQPVDHFNTRDNRTWSMRYYENDQFLSGSNPPILIMLGGEWEITTGWLQSGQMFNIASAHGAIMYYTEHRYYGGSRPTEDTRSENLQYLNVDQALADVAYFIEAKKKERGLESSKVVVFGGSYAGNMATWARLKYPHLIQGALASSAPVFAKADFYEYYEVVTEALRRSDSRCPLAVNQAFESIEELLRTPKGPSRLSKFFQLCEPLDATNSLDVSSFAEALASSFAGVVQYDEVDSTGKTGADRICDVMTSSALGSPLQRLAYLTRLTSDCRDVKYRSTVEFYSATEWESPAVSGSMRSWLYQTCAEYGYYQTANSNKSVFGSLFTIETYHELCKDLYGDYYTPALLESAVKRTNIVYGGNNPDVRNIIFANGDLDPWHVLSVLEDVGHSAPAIVVPDSSHCQDLYGDAATDSAKMTAAKARIRKIVGEWIAS
- the LOC105686244 gene encoding breast cancer metastasis-suppressor 1-like protein isoform X1, with protein sequence MPSVKDESDGDGEEMSHDSNDSNQSSASCDSSVEHSDSDDSSEMDEDECERRRTECMENLVDLERQFTLLKEQYAHRLYRERITQVDTKLGEVKIGKSEEYLVPLERLKENMKTKTEVAGILKQYRLQNIHNKYLAEEQAALQNFQSEKELIWDYFHSELQEKIRRLEEDRNNVDIHADLWLNSSGRRRRGHTERRRAVSVAGPYIVYMLNDADILEDWAVIKKSLGSRKSEIL
- the LOC105686244 gene encoding breast cancer metastasis-suppressor 1-like protein isoform X2, giving the protein MPSVKDESDGDGEEMSHDSNDSNQSSASCDSSVEHSDSDDSSEMDEDECERRRTECMENLVDLERQFTLLKEQLYRERITQVDTKLGEVKIGKSEEYLVPLERLKENMKTKTEVAGILKQYRLQNIHNKYLAEEQAALQNFQSEKELIWDYFHSELQEKIRRLEEDRNNVDIHADLWLNSSGRRRRGHTERRRAVSVAGPYIVYMLNDADILEDWAVIKKSLGSRKSEIL
- the LOC105686735 gene encoding alpha-tocopherol transfer protein-like, whose protein sequence is MVAVEWVTPEDEYVCTLSEETQEVAKQELREDKNSREQALKQIRDWIKLNPRIENCRMDSQFLLKFLRCKKYSVPMAQEAIERYLLLRQVYHPAFNNLDILDSTLEELISLGYLFAVPGRDRKGRRVIVARPGVFDPYKYNNADMCRIHAITYEALMEDEESQVRGFVHFADGAGVSFPHLTLFTPKEAVRIVKNGERTIPMRHKEINAINAHPSVKFALDFGMSLITEKIRKRTNIYTSIEDALNKKMDATMLPKEYGGTMPMKEMIDLWRKELIALRPILLSHDKMRVRLEMFSEKAREGAVSALKQGFGCSAVGATDSIQGITGSFRKLEVD